gtcaccaacactacAGTTGTACCTGTAGTTAGTACTCCATCCACCAGAGGGCCACCTTTAACTCTGTCCCTGTATCTAATGATCTGTGTGATGCTTTCTCTCCTCCTGTGGAATAGAGTAGAGCTGTAGAGTTGTATAATAGTTCATGAAGGTAGATGTCATGTTGAACAGTGGAATCAGTGCAGAGAGAGTTGTGTCATTAGATGTAACCAGTATGTATATGTGATGTTGTACTGAAAGACAGGGTGGAAATATTAACTTATATTAATGAACTTTTTGTCATAAAACGTGAATTTTTGAAATCCTTTTTCTTTTCTCTTAAATATGTCAAACTGAAAATATGGATATTTTCAGAACTTCTGCTTTTTCATTCTGAGCGacatatcatgtagtatattatcacactaagactggtgggagtcatatcatgtagtatattatcacactaagactggtgggagtcatatcatgtagtatattatattatcacactaagactggtgggagtcatatcatgtattatattatcacactaagactggtgggagtcatatcatgtagtatattatcacactaagactggtgggagtcatatcatgtagtatattatcacactaagactggtgggagtcatatcatgtagtatattatcacactaagactggtgggagtcatatcatgtagtatattatcacactaagactggtgggagtcatatcatatcatgtagtatattatcacactaagactggtgggagtcatatcatgtattatattatcacactaagactggtgggagtcatatcatgtagtatattatcacactaagactggtgggagtcatatcatgtattatattatcacactaagactggtgggagtcatatcatgtagtatattatcacactaagactggtgggagtcatatcatgtattatattatcacactaagactggtgggagtcatatcatgtattatattatcacactaagactggtgggagtcatatcatgtagtgtattatattatcacactaagactggtgggagtcatatcatgtagtatattatcacactaagactggtgggagtcatatcatgtagtatattatcacactaagactggtgggagtcatatcatgtattatattatcacactaagactggtgggagtcatatcatgtagtatattatattatcacactaagactggtgggagtcatatcatgtatgtattatattatcacactaagactggtgggagtcatatcatgtagtatattatattatcacactaagactggtgggagtcatatcatgtagtgtattatattatcacactaagactggtgggagtcatatcatgtagtatattatattatcacactaagactggtgggagtcatatcatgtagttatattatattatcacactaagactggtgggagtcatatcatgtagtgtattatattatcacactaagactggtgggagtcatatcatgtagtatattatcacactaagactggtgggagtcatatcatgtattatattatcacactaagactggtgggagtcatatcatgtattatattatcacactaagactggtgggagtcatatcatgtattatattatcacactaagactggtgggagtcatatcatgtagtatattatcacactaagactggtgggagtcatatcatgtatatattatcacactaagactggtgggagtcatatcatgtattatattatcacactaagactggtgggagtcatatcatgtattatattatcacactaagactggtgggagtcatatcatgtattatattatcacactaagactggtgggagtcatatcatgtagtatattatcacactaagactggtgggagtcatatcatgtatatattatcacactaagactggtgggagtcatatcatgtattatattatcacactaagactggtgggagtcatatcatgtattatattacatttaagtcattaagcagacgctcttatccatattatcacactaagactggtgggagtcatatcatgtagtatattatcacactaagactggtgggagtcatatcatgtagtatattatcacactaagactggtgggagtcatatcatgtatatattatcatttaagactggtgggagtcatatcatgtatatattatcacactaagactggtgggagtcatatcatgtattatattatcacactaagactggtgggagtcatatcatgtagtatattatcacactaagactggtgggagtcatatcatgtagtatattatcacactaagactggtgggagtcatatcatgtattatattatcacactaagactggtgggagtcatatcatgtattatattatcacactaagactggtgggagtcatatcatgtattatattatcacactaagactggtgggagtcatatcatgtagtatattatcacactaagactggtgggagtcatatcatgtagtatattatcacactaagactggtgggagtcatatcatgtattatattatcacactaagtcatttagcagacgctcttatccatattatcacactaagactggtgggagtcatatcatgtattatattatcacactaagactggtgggagtcatatcatgtagtatattatcacactaagactggtgggagtcatatcatgtattatattatcacactaagactggtgggagtcatatcatgtattatattatcacactaagactggtgggagtcatatcatgtattatattatattatcacactaagactggtgggagtcatatcatgtattatattatcacactaagactggtgggagtcatatcatgtattatattatcacactaagactggtgggagtcatatcatgtagtatattatcacactaagactggtgggagtcatatcatgtattatattatcacactaagactggtgggagtcatatcatgtagtatattatcacactaagactggtgggagtcatatcatgtattatattatcacactaagactggtgggagtcatatcatgtattatattatcacactaagactggtgggagtcatatcatgtattatattatcacactaagactggtgggagtcatatcatgtattatattatcacactaagactggtgggagtcatatcatgtattatattatcacactaagactggtgggagtcatatcatgtattatatattatcacactaagactggtgggagtcatatcatgtattatattatcacactaagactggtgggagtcatatcatgtattatattatcacactaagactggtgggagtcatatcatgtattatattatattatcacactaagactggtgggagtcatatcatgtagtatattatcacactaagactggtgggagtcatatcatgtattatcaCATATGCACACTAAttgactggtgggagtcatatcatgtattatattatatcacactAAGTACTGGTGGGAGTCATGTCTTGTATTATATTAtcataaaatgctaacctcttatattatcacactaagactggtgggagtcatatcatgtattatagtatattatcacactaagactggtgggagtcatatcatgtagtatattatcacactaagactggtgggagtcatatcatatgtattatattatcatactaagactggtgggagtcatatcatgtattatattatcacactaagactggtgggagtcatatcatgtattatattatattagcatgtcttggggttatgatataaaatgctaaactccactattattggtaatggtgagaggttagcatgtcttgggggtatgatataaaatgctaacctccactattattggtaatggtgagaggttagcatgtcttgggggtatgatataaaatgctaacctcccttttattggtaatggtgagaggttagcatgtcttggggtatgatataaaatgctaacctccctattattggtaatggtgagaggttagcatgtcttggggttatgatataaaatgctaacctccccttttattggtaatggtgagaggttagcatgtctttggggtatgatataaaatgctaacctccccttttattggtaatggtgagaggttagcatgtcttgggggtatgatataaaatgctaacctccccttttattggtaatggtgagaggttagcatgtcttgggggtatgatataaaatgctaaactccactattattggtaatggtgagaggttagcatgtcttgggggtatgatataaaatgctaacctccccttttattggtaatggtgagaggttagcatgtcttgggggtatgatataaaatgctaacctccactattattggtaatggtgagaggttagcatgtcttgggggtttgatcctgtaactttctcactcaacattatttaccattaaattaaaggtgacattctgtacagTCACcccatatgaaacatttgatctccaaTCCAAAACGCTGCTGTATAGAGCCAAATGAAAAGTTGtatcttcactgtccaaataaatacgtaAGGGAGCGTATAGGAGATAAGAAAAGACAGTATGTCACGTCACACCGCCTTTAATAGTGACAGGTCACAATGGTACAGTAAGGGTGTGGTGTCACTGTAAACATCGTTGATATTAAGCATCTCAATCACATCACGATAAAGGGAAGGAGTTCCCATAGGTCGTTTGGTGACCCGTTACTCAACTCACAGTACCAAGGTCACATCCATAGCCCAGCATTTTCATGTCTGTATTTATTCAAATGGAATACAACTGGAGAGTAACTTCAAAAGATTCTCATAGCATCTCTGAATCTTTATGTGACATTCCTCCTCCAGACCTGATTGGGTGTTAGAAGGCTCCATTACAGCTGCTTCCCTTTGTCACGTTTCCTGTTAGGACCGGCCTGAATCCCAGACGATAAATCTTCCTGAGTTAAAGAGTTACAACGGTCAACAGAATCATCTTAAATGGGATTTTCTTACATTTGTTTGTCTTTATTAATATTGCAGGTCTTCCGGTGTGACCATGCTGAATAAGAGGTTAGACACCACAGTGTATTTCACAACAGGAGGATTTCAAACCAAACCAAATAGAAGGGATGTTATATCCTCTAAATAATCACACTCTCTATCCACCACATCTACATGTGCACTACTTTTAGTGTGTATACTTTGTGTTTTTTTACATGAGCTTTATACATTAGGTGAAGTAGTCAAAACAAGGGAAGATATTTATGACATAAGCTACTGAAAAGAATGTTCATGCTAGTGTTGAAGAGCAGCATGATTGAAGTTGGGCTGAATGCTGCACCTGTTGAGGCAGGTCTGAGGGTGTTGGGACTGGGTCTTGTTCTGCCCATGTTGAGACTGGGCCTGGTTCTTCCCATGTTGAGGCTGGGCTGGGTGTGTTGATGTTGAGCCCAGTGCTGCCCCTGTTGTGGCTGGGCTCGGAGTTGTTGATGTTGGGCCAAGTGCTACCCCTTTCGAGGCAGGTGTGTGAGTGTTGAGGCTGGGCAGGGGGTTTTGAGACTGGGCCTGGTACTAGACCTGTTGAGACAGGTCTGAGTGTTTGGAGGCTGGTCCCGGTGCTGCCCCTGTTTAGGCTGGCGCTGATGCTGGTGGCCCTGTTAGGCCCTGTGTGCTGGGGCCTCCCGCTCTATTGCCCTGTAGGGTGAAAGGAACCGTTTACATAAATAGCAACACAAGAATATAGATGGCGAGAGTAAGCAGTACCTGAACATATAGAAGAGCATGTAGGCACTCCGGGCTCTGGTCCTCAGCACAGTGGCTTCATTGGACATTGACACCTGGCTGTCGTTACAGCAGAACCAGTTTCCACTGGCATGCAATATGTCACTAATGTAGTGCCCTGTGGAACAAGGAAGACAGACTAGAGGTCAAGGGTCAGGCTATTGTGGGTAATAGAGTGTTTTGTAACAGTTAAACCATTCATTTGGGAGGTCATTTTATCTGTTACATGtgtcaagttttgaaatcagagATAAACAAATACACATGGCATTAAATGAGGCATGCCTCTCCATTCTTTTGAATTAAATTGAGCAAACTCTAAACATATTGCAGTGCTTGTTGGGATGACACTTCACTCTGAAGCCTGCAGCCTTGCTCGCTTGGCCGAAATGGCTGTTGGAGGGTCTACTTATCCCCTAAAACAGGGTTCCACAAATGGCGGCCCGCGGGACAAATTTGGCCCCAagggtgattttatttggccccctaTGTTTTCTGACCAAATTAAACGAAATTgttaaaagactgtaaaaacaccagcaaatcagctccaagtgattttcattttggaaatctgttacAAAGTGTTCCCACGCACAATAAAGAGATATATGTGGTTGTACACAAATGTAAGCAAGATTTGAaattagtcaaatattatatctgtttggccTTCCTACGGTatatttgcagtctacaaattatttgtaatttagTTCCACACCCCTTCCCATCTGGCTAAGAAAAAAACTGGACCcgaggctgaatctagttgatgatccctggcctTCACCCTCGTTAATGTTCACTTCCTCAGCTTTGGGATACTTGTGTATACGGCAGAGGCACACGTGAACATGCAAATTGAGATCCAAGGAGAAGGGAGTGATTTGGAATTCAGCTGATGTCATATGTATTGTGcatctgcatgtgtgtgtttgatggtaTTTACTTACCGGAGTTTGCGGAGCCTCCCAAATGAGAGACTACGCCAGTCAGCTGGTAGTAACCATTCACTGACTGTACTGGCTTCTGCTTCTGTAAGAAAACACATGTGATCATAGGATTCTCATTCCCTCTACAGTCCACCACactgtctacagtctactacagtacTAGTCTACTACAGGTCTACTACATCATGTACTCCTCATAACTATCTCAGTGTTCTGTCATAACTTATTTTTCACtggtttcactctctctctctcttctcaccacTGAGGCTGTCAGCAACACTTTCCCTAGTTCCTGCTCCTTTGAATCTGAGGGGTCAAATATACATATCAAGAGCTGTGAAAACGTGGTTACTTGTCTGAATTGCTCTGGACTAAAACAGCTCCCATACATCACTAAAGATATCTGAGAAACATTTTAAATTGCAGCTTCCAGCTTCTCTGTCAGCAGGACCGTTTTGGGAGTGGGTGGTTTGTGTGGTGTTGGAGCAAGAATAGTATTATGGTGCCATGACCTACCTGAACAGCAGAGGGCGCTGTCTTTGGCCACTCCAGGTGGGCTGGAGACTTGGCTGGCGAGGGTCTGGGGGATGGACCCCTGGATGCTGGGGGCCTGGTTGGTGAGGGCCTGTGGGCTGGCACTGTGCAGGTGTGGCACCATGTCCCCACAGAGGGTGGAGAGCCTCAGCTCCGAAGGAAACAAAAGAGGAGCCTCCAGCTTCTCCAACCCCCCAGGTCCTCCAAACCTCTTCAGATGCAAAACCAGCACACTGcccagaaacagagaggaagagagatgaacagaCAGACAATGAAACCAGTCAACAAAATAACAGATGAGTGAAATTTGTTTGGTGGTGCTCAGCTCTAAGTCCTACAACCTGCTCAGGAAGGTAACTTCTCCTAAAGGCTCAGGACATTAAACACTGCTAGTACTATGAGAGGTTATAAAGGGACAActcacagaggcagtgtgtggaaCTGCTCCACCTTTGAGGCGTGGAGGCCTTTACAGCCCTCACATGTGAATTCAACCTGTTCACTCTGGTTAGAAACAAAAGCATTACATAATGAATGATACCACTACAATAATAAGATAGCGTATTCTGAGGCAGTGGGCAGCTTGCCCTGGGTGTTAGTCTCTACATGCAGGGCTGAGCCCTAAGTGCTGACTTTGAAAGTGAGTGCTAGGCTGTTCAGCAAGGTGCGCTCAGGGCTGAAGTCCAATGAGAGGTGGTTGTAGTCCTCTCTGGTGGACGACTCGCGCCCACAGCTTCAGAAGCAGGACAAAGAGAAGAAAAATGCATCAAGTCTGTTtctgtttcaggtctctacaaTGTTTCTGTTATGCCATGTGTTTTGTAAtattaatatatactgtatatatatatatatatatatacatatagaaaGATCATGTTCTCAGTAGATACATTACAACCAATGGGAGCTCTTACCTGGTACATGTGCGCACCGACACAAGCTGGAACTCCAGCTGGGAAACAGGGCAGGTATAGTTCATCCCGAGTGTCTTCAGAATCATGCCCTCCTCCTTCAGCTGGCACAGCATATTGACAAGTAACTCGTGTGCATCCTATgatgaggaagagacagaaacacaccaagATAAAAGCAAATGATGAAGATAAAATGAACCCTTGCAAGAAGAGCACTCGTACACAAGAGAGTAGTGCCTCAGTTACCTGTTGCGTGTCCCCCAGATACTTCAAATCGTATCCCGACAAGGAGTACTTGACCTTCCACATGAGGTCTGCTTTTGAGGCCTGGTTTTCCACACTGTCAGGTAAACCTGAACGGTGCACATCAGACAGACTCCtgtaggggagacagagagtaagTTAGCAGCTGACTGGATGGTGTCAACCTACTGGCTTACGCCTGAAGAGGCAGATGAGTAAATACAAATATGTTTTATCTAGTGGCACCCCATCATTAGAATTTATTCATTCCATTTGATGCAAATTCACCTTTGAGGACGGACAATGAAGCCAAACAAcaaaaatgtattgtttattCTCATAAGATATTTGGTTTGGATACTGCTCTCAATTCCAGAGCATTTTAAAAAACTACCAAATTTCCCACGGTAAGGTGGAATGTTCAGTCAATGAGCATTATGGGTCATGTAGTCATTCTACACTTTCCAAATTGGCCTACAAAATGCCTACATCATAATCAGTGTGTCATTGTTGTTCCTCTTGGTTATGAAGATTCCAAAAACAAAAGGAAACTGGAAAATAAACCATAAATACAATACACAGCAAAATATGAAGTGGTTACgtttaggaaaagggttaggattAGTGAAAGTGCTATCTTAACCTGCTACGACAATCCCTTTCTGTAAAGTGGCATGAAAAGAGTGTTCCTTCTTTAATTTATGACCACAATTAATGGGTGTGTGGGGTGAGTGTCTGCTTTTGAGCCTTCACTTACCTGAGCAGgttggagaagggggaggagctCCAGAGTTGTTCCTGGTGCAGGATTTCCTTTGAGAAGGAAGGCAGGACCAGGAGGCACTGCAGGGTGGCGTTAAGGAAGCAAGTGTTGCCAATGTTAGGCAACCTGTGAAGAAGAAGCAGCCATCAGTACACACATACAGATTAATCATAACCTTCATATCTCTATAAAGTGATGATAATGGCAGGGGATAAGGGATACATTATATTTAACACAAAGAAGTGGATGTCCTTTAGACCAAGACTGACATAATTCATGGGTTTATAAATATCTAATAAAACGGACATGCTCGATAGTAAGCCCTATCCCCATAGTATATCAGACACTGATCTCTAAACAATAAATCACTTATATTCAATGCATTTGCAGTGTGTTGTGGTTTACCCAAGAAGTTCCATGTTGACCAGTTCCCCCCATTCTCCTCTGGCCCCCTGGGTCTCTTCTGACCCTCTGGTGGCTGAGCTGGCCCTGTGAAGAGTCATGCTTCTGGTGGCTGAGCTGGCCCTGGGAAGAGTCATGCTTCTGGTGGCTGAGACTGGTCTCTGGGGCATTGGACTAGAGTGGTCCTGAAGAGACAGAGGTCTGTAGGAAGGAGCAAAACAGGTCTAACGCCTCCAACACAGAGATATTATCACTCTACACAGTCTCTCTAttaaatactgtactgtactataaacACAGCTGAGTACTGCTGTCCATATAAATGCAGTGTACCAAGTAGACCAGGCCAATAGGTTAGTACTCTCTTTATCCACTAGATGTAGACGGAAGAGGCTAAAACTACAGTTTCAGGAAAATAACTTTCTGGGACTGTGTTtatcaagtgtctcagagtagtctgagtctgatctaggaccagttttGCATTTTAGATCAT
This genomic stretch from Oncorhynchus gorbuscha isolate QuinsamMale2020 ecotype Even-year unplaced genomic scaffold, OgorEven_v1.0 Un_scaffold_1052, whole genome shotgun sequence harbors:
- the LOC124021109 gene encoding ubiquitin carboxyl-terminal hydrolase 37-like isoform X1, producing the protein MYQSSLVIDMACFCWCKKKKRQKANSVDVEQKTRKKKERGTSSPSPIPSDRSERNGSATSDPSPSDQLSSLHPPPSPVKCSSQPCSPAEQPSVPQSPAKNPSPVKSSPVVSHPSSPSPTNPLDRHGDTSQEGTTVRPLSLQDHSSPMPQRPVSATRSMTLPRASSATRSMTLHRASSATRGSEETQGARGEWGELVNMELLGLPNIGNTCFLNATLQCLLVLPSFSKEILHQEQLWSSSPFSNLLRSLSDVHRSGLPDSVENQASKADLMWKVKYSLSGYDLKYLGDTQQDAHELLVNMLCQLKEEGMILKTLGMNYTCPVSQLEFQLVSVRTCTSCGRESSTREDYNHLSLDFSPERTLLNSLALTFKSEQVEFTCEGCKGLHASKVEQFHTLPLVLVLHLKRFGGPGGLEKLEAPLLFPSELRLSTLCGDMVPHLHSASPQALTNQAPSIQGSIPQTLASQVSSPPGVAKDSALCCSEAEASTVSEWLLPADWRSLSFGRLRKLRAIEREAPAHRA
- the LOC124021109 gene encoding ubiquitin carboxyl-terminal hydrolase 37-like isoform X2, with protein sequence MYQSSLVIDMACFCWCKKKKRQKANSVDVEQKTRKKKERGTSSPSPIPSDRSERNGSATSDPSPSDQLSSLHPPPSPVKCSSQPCSPAEQPSVPQSPAKNPSPVKSSPVVSHPSSPSPTNPLDRHGDTSQEGTTVRPLSLQDHSSPMPQRPVSATRSMTLPRASSATRSMTLHRASSATRGSEETQGARGEWGELVNMELLGLPNIGNTCFLNATLQCLLVLPSFSKEILHQEQLWSSSPFSNLLRSLSDVHRSGLPDSVENQASKADLMWKVKYSLSGYDLKYLGDTQQDAHELLVNMLCQLKEEGMILKTLGMNYTCPVSQLEFQLVSVRTCTSCGRESSTREDYNHLSLDFSPERTLLNSLALTFKSEQVEFTCEGCKGLHASKVEQFHTLPLVLVLHLKRFGGPGGLEKLEAPLLFPSELRLSTLCGDMVPHLHSASPQALTNQAPSIQGSIPQTLASQVSSPPGVAKDSALCCSEAEASTVSEWLLPADWRSLSFGRLRKLRALH